CAAGTGGCCGCGGAATGTATGCCTGCTCAAAGTATCATTATCGGTGTCGATCTCGCCCCCATCAAGCCCATTCCACGAGTTATCACTTTTCAGAGCGATATCACGACCGAGAAGTGTCGCACAACTATCAGACAACACCTGAAACATTGGAAGGCGGATACAGTACTTCACGATGGTGCTCCAAACGTTGGTACAGCGTGGGTTCAGGACGCGTTCTCGCAAGCAGAGCTGGTCTTGCAATCGATGAAATTGGCTACTGAATTCCTGGTTGAGGGCGGTACCTTTGTCACCAAGGTCTTCCGGTCTAAGGATTACAATGCGTTGTTGTGGGTTTTCAAGCAACTTTTCACATCGGTGGAAGCCACAAAACCCCCCTCGTCTCGAAATGTCTCCGCCGAAATTTTCGTTGTCTGCCGTGGCTTTAAGGCACCGAAGCGCCTGGACCCTAAGTTCCTTGATCCGAAGCACGTATTCGCAGAACTGGCTGATCCAACCCCAAATAACGAAGCTCGTGTTTTTGACcctgagaagaagaagcgcaagaggGATGGTTATGAGGAAGGCGATTGGACGCAATTCAAGGAGATACCCGTCACCGAATTCATTAATACAACCGACCCAATTGCTATTCTCGGCCAATACAACAAACTAAGCTTTCAACAGCCCCTCAATGGAGATATCGCATTGAGCACACTCAACCGGTTGGAAGAAACGACAGATGAAATTCGCAAATGCTGTGAAGATCTAAAAGTGCTGGGCAAGAAGGAATTCCGCAACTTACTACGATGGCGATTGAAAGTCCGTGAGAAGTTTGGTCTTGTCGTAAAGAAGGGAGGGCAGGCCAAAAAGGATGAGCCCGAGGAAGTGGCCGAAATTGCCCCAATGGATGAAGAGCTGGCCATTCAGGAGGAACTGCAGCGTCTTCGGGAGAAGGAAAGCTCCAAGGCGAAAAAGGAGAGACGaaaggagaatgagaagaagcgcaaggagATTGTCCGCATGCAGATGCATATGACAACCCCCATGGATATTGGTATGGAGCAAATTGGTCCTCTTGGAGATGATGCACCGTTTTCACTTAAACGTGTCGAGAGAGAGGGTGCCAGGGATACGATCGCTGCTGGGAAAGAAGTAACGGTTGAGAGTGAAAGTGAAGACTCAGAATCCGATGTCGATGCCGAGAGTGATGACGAAGGCGATTTGCTGGAAAGGGAACTCGATTCACTATACGAGCAATACCAAGAGCGCAAAGAGGACAAGGATACGAAACTAAGAGCCAAGAAGGCCAGGAAGGATTTCGAAGCCGACGAGTGGGAGGGCTTTTCGGAGTCTGGTAACGAGGAGTCAGACAACGAAGACTCCGAATTTGGTGCAGCGAATGCGACGAGCGTAGCACCTCCGAAGAATGGAACTTTATCCAATAATGCCGCGTTGTTCTTTGACCAGGACATCTTCCAGGGCTTAGAGGATATTGATGAcgttgaggatgaggatgaagatgaagatagtgTCATTGAGATGGACGAGGACGACAATGACTACACGGAAAGCAAGAATTCTGTtgcaaagaagcagaaggccaaggatgcGAAGGCAGTCACGCAAATGGTCTTGGACTCTTCGGATGAAGAACCTGAGGAACTCGATGAGCCTCGGAAGGAGAATGGTCAACTTGGTGAGTGTTACTATATCAGAGTATACGGTTACGTCTGCTGTTGCTAACTAGAAACATAGACATTGATATTATCACCGCGGAAGCGATGGCCCTGGCTCAGCAGATGGCTAGTGGTGAAAAGAAGTCGCATGACGTGGCTGATGATGGGTTCAATCGGTATGCTTTCCGAGATGTTGACGGTCTTCCGGAGTGGTTCCTCGACGATGAGACAAAGCATAGTAAACCAAATCGACCCATCACCAAGGCTGCAGCGGCTGCAATCAAGGAGAAGTTGCGTGCCATCAACGCTCGACCAATCAAGAAGGTCATGGAAGCCAAGGGTCGAAAGAAGTTCAAGGCTGCGCAAAAGCTGGAAAAACTACGCAAGAAGTCTGCATTGCTGGCTGATGATGAGGCACTCAGCGAACGTGACAAGTCACAGGCCATTTCGAAGCTGATGAGCAAGGcaaccaagaagaagcctaAGCAGCAGGTGAAGCTGGTCGTGGCCAAGGGCAACAACAGGGGCATTTCTGGTCGTCCACGCGGAGTGAAGGGCAAGTATAAAATTGTGGATTctcggatgaagaaggatgtCCGAGCTCAGAAGCGTCTtgcaaagaagaagcaaaagtaAAGGGAGTGAAGGTCATAGACGAATAGCATGCGTCGTGATCCGCCGGTGTAATTGAGCTGCAAAATTTGATACCCATTTGAGGGGTGTGTATGTATAGAAACCGCATATTACAGcattttttatatatattcatgtACAGAATTGTTGTGTCAGTGAAATCCGTATGCTATGTGCCTAGATACCATCTAAATAAAGTATACAGGGAAAAGcaactactactagtagtacaCGCCACAATCGCTATTCCTGCGAGGAGGGCGGCTTAGAGATCCGAGTCGACGGAAAGCGGGTGTGCCTAAGGTTAAAAAGACATGCGGCCCAGAGTGGCGGCGGAACCTTTATCGATCGCCGCTACTTTTTGGCTAAGGCTTTGCGCggctcttttctttgacaTTTCCGCTCGGTCAACggtcttttccttctctttctaccCTCATTTAACTCGTTTTGCATTTTCGCGCTGGCTATAACattcttttaaatattatttttctgcTCTCTCCAGTACATATGCTGCCTCAAGTATTTTAACTGCTCCCCCACTTGTCCATATACCCTCACACATATTGGTTCTGTCCAGTACATCCCCGCCTGAGTTCGGCGCGTCCAGCTTTACTCGATGGGATTCTTTGACCACCTCCAGAAAGGAGGGGGCTTCTCTCTACAACCAAAAAAGCCTCAGATCCGTAAAGTTGTTCAAGCACGGCCTGCGCCTCCTTCAAGAGCGTCATCACTGACCCCGGGTACATCGTCGCGTGCCTCGCCCTCTGACAAGCCGAAGAAGACGCAAGGATCGGGGAGCAGGTCAGTCTCGAAAGATCCAGACCTTACATCTTCGAAACGGCGATTGAACGCTCCGTCACAGAATCGAAAGCGACAAACTCCAGAACAGCGACTTtccagtgatgatgattccAGTGACACAGATACGTCGTTCGAAGTTCGTAAGCGCGCGAGAACAGGCGACAGTGCGGAGCCAGATTTTGAGAGGCGGCTACGTTCTTTGAAGGCGTTCTCAGAAGGAGGAGTTAAGTCATTGCCGATAGTACATGCAGCCGACATCACATCTGTCCAAAAGGCGGGGTGTTTCAAACCAGCTTTTGGAGGCACGGGCCGGCCTACAGAAATATTCTTACAGTATCCGAGTG
This DNA window, taken from Aspergillus flavus chromosome 5, complete sequence, encodes the following:
- a CDS encoding putative AdoMet-dependent rRNA methyltransferase spb1 (rRNA methyltransferase Spb1) gives rise to the protein MAIQKKHGKGRLDKWYRLAKEKGYRARAAFKLIQLNKKYGFLEKSKVVLDLCAAPGSWCQVAAECMPAQSIIIGVDLAPIKPIPRVITFQSDITTEKCRTTIRQHLKHWKADTVLHDGAPNVGTAWVQDAFSQAELVLQSMKLATEFLVEGGTFVTKVFRSKDYNALLWVFKQLFTSVEATKPPSSRNVSAEIFVVCRGFKAPKRLDPKFLDPKHVFAELADPTPNNEARVFDPEKKKRKRDGYEEGDWTQFKEIPVTEFINTTDPIAILGQYNKLSFQQPLNGDIALSTLNRLEETTDEIRKCCEDLKVLGKKEFRNLLRWRLKVREKFGLVVKKGGQAKKDEPEEVAEIAPMDEELAIQEELQRLREKESSKAKKERRKENEKKRKEIVRMQMHMTTPMDIGMEQIGPLGDDAPFSLKRVEREGARDTIAAGKEVTVESESEDSESDVDAESDDEGDLLERELDSLYEQYQERKEDKDTKLRAKKARKDFEADEWEGFSESGNEESDNEDSEFGAANATSVAPPKNGTLSNNAALFFDQDIFQGLEDIDDVEDEDEDEDSVIEMDEDDNDYTESKNSVAKKQKAKDAKAVTQMVLDSSDEEPEELDEPRKENGQLDIDIITAEAMALAQQMASGEKKSHDVADDGFNRYAFRDVDGLPEWFLDDETKHSKPNRPITKAAAAAIKEKLRAINARPIKKVMEAKGRKKFKAAQKLEKLRKKSALLADDEALSERDKSQAISKLMSKATKKKPKQQVKLVVAKGNNRGISGRPRGVKGKYKIVDSRMKKDVRAQKRLAKKKQK